A region from the Saccharicrinis carchari genome encodes:
- a CDS encoding DUF4286 family protein: protein MFIYNTTFVVNISSFDTWQKWLYTTCKPLIKNLVPASEVAVYEVMSIENEEERTVSVQWKVASPDDLDAINKQSPLMLKQMSSDFGEKVLFFSTILRSL from the coding sequence ATGTTTATATATAATACCACTTTTGTGGTAAATATCAGTAGCTTCGATACTTGGCAAAAGTGGTTGTACACCACGTGTAAGCCCTTAATAAAAAACCTGGTTCCTGCTTCGGAAGTAGCCGTATACGAGGTTATGAGTATTGAAAACGAAGAAGAGAGAACCGTGTCGGTACAATGGAAAGTGGCTTCCCCGGACGATTTGGATGCCATTAATAAACAATCGCCCCTTATGCTAAAACAAATGAGCTCGGATTTTGGTGAAAAGGTGTTGTTTTTTAGTACTATTTTACGATCGTTATAA
- the ruvC gene encoding crossover junction endodeoxyribonuclease RuvC, producing the protein MVKERIILGIDPGTTVMGYGVIRVLGNQPSLVSMGVLELQKYQNHYIKLKKIYETITRLCDNYTPDELAIEAPFFGKNVQSMLKLGRAQGVAMAAALARDLPVFEYAPLKIKQSITGNGRASKEQVAHFLTRYLKIETDPKYLDATDGVAAALCHFFQNQGIKKENTVKSWKEFMSKNPGRVK; encoded by the coding sequence GTGGTAAAAGAACGCATCATATTGGGTATCGACCCCGGAACAACCGTAATGGGCTACGGCGTAATCAGGGTATTGGGAAACCAGCCTTCGCTGGTGTCGATGGGTGTGCTGGAACTACAAAAGTACCAAAACCATTACATCAAACTAAAAAAAATATACGAAACCATTACCCGTTTGTGCGATAACTACACACCCGATGAGCTGGCTATCGAAGCACCTTTCTTTGGGAAAAACGTGCAGTCGATGTTAAAGCTGGGTCGTGCACAAGGAGTGGCTATGGCTGCTGCCCTGGCACGCGACCTGCCCGTTTTTGAATATGCCCCTTTAAAAATAAAACAGTCTATCACCGGTAACGGACGGGCAAGCAAAGAGCAGGTAGCCCATTTTCTAACAAGATATTTAAAAATAGAAACCGATCCTAAATACTTAGATGCCACCGATGGTGTGGCGGCAGCACTATGCCATTTCTTCCAGAATCAGGGTATTAAAAAAGAAAATACGGTGAAGAGTTGGAAAGAATTTATGAGTAAAAACCCGGGTAGGGTTAAATAA
- a CDS encoding acyl-CoA thioesterase: MKTENIHFNHSDNIQIRFNDMDGLGHANNSTIQEYFDLGRLGYFNKVFKNEVNWKEFGAIVASIKTDFLAPVFLSDKLRVKTKVLYIGDKSMKLIQHIVDDKNILKATCSSVMVGFDPKTQSSLLIPDEWRRKISDLEQSDL; this comes from the coding sequence TACAAATACGCTTTAACGATATGGATGGGTTGGGACATGCCAACAACTCCACCATTCAGGAATATTTTGATTTGGGCCGATTGGGTTATTTTAATAAAGTATTTAAAAACGAAGTGAACTGGAAGGAGTTTGGTGCTATCGTGGCTTCCATTAAAACGGACTTTCTCGCTCCCGTTTTCCTTAGCGATAAGCTTAGGGTTAAAACCAAAGTTTTATATATCGGCGACAAAAGCATGAAGCTGATACAGCATATAGTGGACGATAAAAACATTTTAAAGGCCACGTGTAGCTCGGTAATGGTAGGTTTTGATCCTAAAACACAGTCATCACTTCTCATTCCGGATGAATGGCGACGTAAGATTTCGGACCTTGAGCAAAGTGATTTATAA